From a region of the Nitrospirota bacterium genome:
- the mtnA gene encoding S-methyl-5-thioribose-1-phosphate isomerase: MVPTVEWKEGAVRLLDQSQLPEKVVFLDCRDYQTVARAIRELRVRGAPAIGVTAAMGVALGANSLKSSNFDVFSKEVHEICDVLAATRPTAVNLFWAIERMKRVLAESRQLPVEAIKRRLVDESQRILDEDIAMNKTMGCHGAALVKDGQTILTHCNAGALATAGYGTALGVVRAAWEQGKKIKVLADETRPVLQGARLTAWELMQDGIPVTLITDNMAGALMRQGLVHLCVVGADRIAANGDVANKIGTYSVAVLAKAHGIPFYVAAPYSTIDLKTPSGEQIPIEQRQPGEVTSICGKTVVAPVGVPVLNPAFDVTPAAYITAIITERGVFKPGELAERFRT, from the coding sequence ATGGTACCGACAGTGGAGTGGAAAGAGGGAGCGGTCCGGCTCCTGGATCAGTCTCAGCTCCCGGAGAAAGTGGTCTTTCTGGATTGTCGCGACTACCAGACGGTGGCCCGGGCGATCCGTGAGCTGCGGGTGCGGGGGGCGCCGGCCATCGGCGTAACGGCGGCGATGGGTGTGGCATTGGGAGCGAACTCATTGAAGTCTAGTAACTTCGATGTGTTCTCTAAAGAGGTGCATGAGATTTGTGACGTGCTGGCCGCGACGCGCCCGACGGCGGTGAATTTGTTCTGGGCCATCGAACGGATGAAGCGGGTCCTGGCCGAGAGCCGACAGTTGCCGGTGGAGGCCATCAAGCGGCGGCTGGTGGACGAATCGCAGCGCATTCTGGATGAAGACATCGCCATGAACAAGACCATGGGATGTCATGGAGCGGCGCTCGTCAAAGATGGGCAGACGATTCTGACCCACTGCAATGCCGGGGCTTTGGCGACGGCCGGCTATGGAACGGCCTTGGGGGTGGTCCGGGCTGCCTGGGAGCAGGGCAAAAAGATCAAGGTGCTGGCCGATGAGACGAGACCCGTGCTGCAAGGAGCCAGATTGACGGCCTGGGAGTTGATGCAGGACGGCATTCCGGTCACGTTGATCACGGACAACATGGCCGGGGCGTTGATGCGGCAGGGACTGGTGCACCTCTGTGTCGTGGGGGCGGATCGGATCGCGGCCAACGGAGACGTGGCCAATAAGATTGGGACCTACTCGGTGGCGGTGCTGGCCAAGGCGCACGGCATTCCCTTTTATGTCGCCGCTCCCTATTCGACCATCGATCTGAAGACGCCGTCGGGCGAACAGATTCCCATCGAGCAGCGACAGCCGGGGGAGGTCACGTCGATTTGCGGCAAGACGGTCGTAGCGCCGGTCGGCGTTCCGGTGCTGAATCCGGCTTTTGACGTGACGCCGGCCGCCTACATCACCGCGATCATTACGGAACGAGGCGTGTTCAAGCCGGGAGAGCTGGCCGAGCGGTTCCGCACGTAG
- a CDS encoding nucleoside-diphosphate kinase — translation MSERTLAIIKPDAVKKQVIGDIIKRYEAANLHPVAIRMMQLTKTAAEGFYAVHKQRPFFNSLTAFMSSGPVVVVVLAGDNAIKRHRELMGATDPAKADPGTLRAVHGTNIEFNAVHGSDSADTARFEIGYFFPEMDLVAR, via the coding sequence ATGAGCGAACGGACGTTGGCGATCATCAAGCCCGATGCGGTCAAGAAGCAGGTCATCGGGGACATCATCAAGCGGTATGAAGCGGCGAATCTGCACCCGGTGGCCATCCGGATGATGCAGCTCACGAAGACGGCTGCCGAAGGGTTCTACGCGGTGCACAAGCAGCGGCCGTTTTTCAACAGCCTGACGGCCTTCATGTCCTCCGGTCCCGTCGTGGTCGTGGTGCTGGCCGGAGACAACGCCATCAAGCGGCATCGCGAGCTGATGGGCGCGACGGACCCGGCCAAGGCCGATCCCGGGACTCTCCGGGCCGTGCATGGGACCAACATTGAATTCAACGCGGTCCACGGGTCCGATTCCGCGGACACCGCTCGATTCGAGATCGGCTACTTCTTTCCTGAAATGGACTTGGTTGCCCGGTAA
- a CDS encoding undecaprenyl/decaprenyl-phosphate alpha-N-acetylglucosaminyl 1-phosphate transferase, giving the protein MTTVERDEPRWPGWALWIGLAALVLLLIPSTREFYIVGGRRWLYILLLSFVMAFTLTPLLIRLGVKWGLVDQPSERKIHATPTPRIGGLAVYLGFVVAILLNSILEDWMVAILLAGSLLLVVGIVDDARGLPAWFRLGVQLLGAGMVIATGKMLTLFSPGLFGTTMNVLLTFLWIVGITNAFNFFDGMDGLASGMAMLMAFFMGVVAYETNQPGLAWLAVAIIGSCLGFFFFNFRLDRGPALIFLGDGGSTFLGFTLACLAVKGEWADNNPIVSFSNPLLIFGVLIYDMIHITVERVRTGKVASVKQWIDYVGTDHLHHRFARMLGSRRASVELIFALVIILGLAAIVLRKVGTTEAILLLAQAALIMIMITILEHYARHENEP; this is encoded by the coding sequence GCCCTGTGGATCGGGCTGGCCGCTCTGGTGCTGCTCCTCATTCCCTCCACACGCGAATTCTACATCGTGGGGGGGCGCCGGTGGCTCTACATCTTGCTCTTGTCGTTTGTCATGGCCTTTACGCTTACGCCGCTCCTGATCCGCTTGGGCGTCAAGTGGGGGTTAGTGGACCAGCCTTCGGAACGGAAGATTCACGCGACGCCGACCCCGCGCATCGGCGGTCTGGCCGTCTATCTCGGATTCGTCGTGGCGATCTTGCTCAATTCGATTCTGGAAGACTGGATGGTGGCCATTCTGTTGGCCGGTTCACTGCTCCTTGTGGTCGGAATTGTCGATGATGCCAGAGGGCTTCCGGCCTGGTTTCGATTGGGGGTCCAGCTGCTGGGCGCCGGGATGGTGATTGCGACCGGCAAGATGCTCACGTTGTTTTCTCCGGGCCTCTTCGGCACGACCATGAACGTCTTGCTCACGTTCTTATGGATCGTCGGCATCACGAACGCCTTCAACTTCTTCGACGGCATGGATGGACTGGCGTCCGGCATGGCCATGCTGATGGCCTTCTTTATGGGGGTCGTGGCCTATGAGACGAACCAGCCGGGATTGGCCTGGCTGGCCGTGGCGATCATCGGTTCCTGCCTGGGGTTCTTTTTTTTCAATTTCAGGCTCGATAGGGGGCCTGCCCTGATCTTTTTGGGCGACGGCGGGTCGACTTTCCTTGGCTTTACCCTCGCCTGTCTGGCCGTCAAGGGCGAATGGGCCGACAACAATCCGATCGTGTCGTTCAGCAATCCTTTGCTGATCTTCGGGGTGCTGATCTATGACATGATCCATATCACCGTGGAGCGGGTCCGGACCGGCAAGGTTGCGTCGGTGAAGCAATGGATCGATTATGTGGGCACGGATCACTTGCACCATCGGTTTGCACGGATGCTGGGCAGCCGGCGGGCCAGCGTCGAGCTGATCTTCGCGTTAGTAATAATCTTGGGACTGGCCGCCATCGTGTTGCGCAAAGTGGGCACGACGGAGGCGATCCTCCTGCTGGCCCAGGCCGCCTTGATCATGATCATGATTACCATCCTGGAGCATTACGCTCGGCACGAGAACGAACCGTAG
- a CDS encoding tetratricopeptide repeat protein — protein MPLASSIRPALVPSCGSMKRPACHWNKAPIAGWLALLGLACVLVWAGCAGPRVSAPPGAPAPSEPSLEIQRRLLRDAQELHRQGRSQAAVQLLERWLRTYPRSPLAWEAHWWLGRSYEQAGDLDAALAQYRSVVQAGGDSELVAAARSRIASLERPAEGPPRLAGKQTALGLPTQRLPQPSLLDGWLRSLAKAGVTTLVLEAGTEEARSQKSGGAPTAPAGVYFRTDWAFTVQDTIGQLVPLAHRQGMAVYVTVNPWRMAWVDPALGWQAQAYDAAGGQFRPSLFLDLFHPAFQEYLVGLVTDLAGSGADGVLFRAPPGADPGERLSRFAREAVERDFGVRLDPESLRGDQRGYAPEVWRWLGWESRQSVKVLDRLAQAVRKRSATMQVGLEVHEETVTEPVAALVRYREDVLEANQSAWDFYVIMPRPSPSMGQGKGQAGVVTKAVALLGERRPIWMETRLQGGDPMKLDERLPAAIAQAGLPPGIGLWYVMPAGSVP, from the coding sequence ATGCCTCTTGCTTCCTCCATCCGGCCTGCGCTCGTTCCTTCCTGCGGAAGCATGAAGCGGCCTGCCTGTCATTGGAACAAGGCTCCTATTGCCGGGTGGCTGGCCCTGCTGGGGCTGGCTTGTGTCCTGGTCTGGGCCGGCTGCGCCGGCCCTCGGGTCTCCGCCCCGCCAGGCGCGCCGGCTCCTTCCGAACCGAGCCTTGAGATCCAGCGTCGGCTCCTCCGGGATGCGCAGGAGCTCCACCGTCAAGGCCGGAGCCAGGCGGCGGTGCAACTCCTGGAGCGGTGGTTGCGGACATACCCACGCTCGCCGTTGGCCTGGGAAGCCCATTGGTGGCTGGGCCGTTCCTACGAACAGGCCGGCGATCTCGACGCGGCCCTGGCTCAGTATCGAAGCGTCGTGCAGGCCGGCGGGGACAGTGAACTGGTTGCTGCGGCGCGCAGCCGTATCGCTTCGTTGGAACGGCCTGCCGAAGGCCCGCCGCGTCTTGCCGGGAAGCAGACGGCTCTCGGGCTGCCCACGCAACGCCTCCCGCAGCCGTCCTTGTTGGATGGATGGCTACGTTCATTGGCCAAGGCAGGGGTCACCACGTTGGTGTTGGAGGCGGGCACAGAGGAGGCCCGGAGTCAAAAGTCCGGAGGTGCTCCGACAGCGCCGGCCGGAGTGTATTTCCGAACGGACTGGGCCTTTACCGTCCAGGATACGATCGGGCAGCTGGTCCCCTTGGCCCATCGGCAAGGGATGGCGGTCTATGTCACGGTCAATCCCTGGCGGATGGCCTGGGTGGACCCGGCGCTCGGGTGGCAAGCCCAGGCTTACGATGCCGCCGGCGGCCAATTCAGGCCATCCCTATTTTTGGACCTCTTCCATCCGGCGTTTCAGGAGTACCTCGTCGGATTAGTAACGGATCTGGCCGGTTCCGGCGCGGACGGGGTCCTGTTTCGCGCGCCGCCCGGCGCCGACCCAGGCGAGCGGCTCAGCCGGTTTGCGCGGGAAGCGGTCGAACGGGACTTTGGAGTCAGGCTCGATCCCGAATCCTTGAGGGGCGATCAGCGGGGTTATGCGCCTGAAGTCTGGCGCTGGCTGGGCTGGGAGTCCCGTCAGTCGGTGAAAGTGCTGGACCGGCTGGCGCAAGCGGTGCGCAAACGGTCCGCCACGATGCAGGTCGGACTGGAAGTGCATGAGGAAACGGTCACGGAGCCGGTGGCCGCCCTGGTCCGTTACCGGGAAGATGTCCTGGAAGCCAATCAGAGCGCATGGGATTTTTATGTGATCATGCCGAGGCCGTCACCCTCCATGGGGCAGGGGAAGGGCCAGGCCGGAGTCGTGACGAAGGCGGTTGCGTTGCTCGGGGAACGGCGTCCGATCTGGATGGAGACTCGGCTGCAGGGCGGCGATCCCATGAAGTTGGACGAGCGGCTGCCCGCGGCGATCGCACAGGCCGGGCTTCCGCCGGGCATCGGTCTCTGGTACGTGATGCCGGCCGGCTCCGTTCCTTGA